The genomic DNA ATATTCGTCGCTCATGAGCGACACGTACACGGCGACCCGATAGCGCCATCGCACCATTCCCATCAGGAGGTCGAACATGCCCTGCGAGACGGTCCCCCGGGCCAGCAAACGCACTGCGGAGATGACGCACAGGACTTGCAGCGCCGCCTCCATCGCCCAGCACATGATGATCTGCGGAAGCGCCAACAGCCACCACTTGACCAGCACGGCTCCTCTGGAGAGTTGGTCGGGATAGTCGACCTCGAGATCGCCCGGATAGTCGGGGCCGGGTTTGAGGGTGAACGGTGGATATTTGTCGGTGGTGTTCATCGGGAACCGGTAGTTCATCACCCGCCACGACCAGCGCAGCACCCCGACGTTGAAATCGAACAGGGGCCGCGGATACCGGCCGGTGCACAGGATCGCCACCCCCGCGGCAATGGTCACCAGCGGGTACACCAGGTAGAGGCCGATCAGGATCGGATAGTGCGGCACCGCCAGCACGCACCATTTGACGAGCCACAGTCGACGCGACGGTGCGTCGATGGCGCCGCGCACCCGTACGGCCTCAGCGGGCATGTTCATCACGTCCGGCAGGCGCCGCGGCAGCCAGGGCCCGGCTGATCCCCGCCGCCATCCGGCGGTGGCT from Mycobacterium sp. DL440 includes the following:
- a CDS encoding DUF4389 domain-containing protein; this encodes MRGAIDAPSRRLWLVKWCVLAVPHYPILIGLYLVYPLVTIAAGVAILCTGRYPRPLFDFNVGVLRWSWRVMNYRFPMNTTDKYPPFTLKPGPDYPGDLEVDYPDQLSRGAVLVKWWLLALPQIIMCWAMEAALQVLCVISAVRLLARGTVSQGMFDLLMGMVRWRYRVAVYVSLMSDEYPPFRMDLGSKY